In a single window of the Branchiostoma floridae strain S238N-H82 chromosome 2, Bfl_VNyyK, whole genome shotgun sequence genome:
- the LOC118405307 gene encoding leucine-rich repeat-containing protein 4C-like isoform X2 has translation MFEDWRILILFCVATSLAGVHACPPECTCFQDVPSVQCNTPTLDHVPMGIPTNTTLLQIKGTELREIKKGDLTGLPLLKTLYLFDNKLQTIEVGAFDDIPAIQTIEMGSNQMSDLPPGLFRGCGELQSVVGDGNRITRIQVGVFNDLPNLQVVRLGNNRIETIEVGAFSNLSNSIVFSLENNHIREIRKGVFRAPQGATQIQLQNNNISVIEPGALSAFSKIYMLLLDNNALSTLTGALQGLDNAEIISIESNQIVALAENTFQGLHKLRRLDLSNNQIGAITGQVFANLSSLNFLDLHNNKLVRMDSPLPGGIGQVLLSSNMLSEVPPLSGALDTLDLSHNPLQSLVQGQFSHIPSITTLGLSGIKYFIEKGTIDAGVFAGLGRLGTLNLADNRLTRVPSEALGKINQLDTLNLSGNEITTLHPSDFVNQTTIMTLNLSGNNLTSVPENVLDKLSRIQEINLSGNPIVYVGPRAFRGEQLFMVHLDHTKLRIIDGTAFNESVEVKSLRLNNNYLQFLPGGIYEPLTFYGDLMELEDMTNNPWKCDCQMYEYAQYVRTPAASALTTLECAGPGNLTGQILRHVPLDALKCDCSHFSSPKIETEGSSPSVPIGHGAVLKCKVTACPEAAVIWTTPTGVSLTSDSQHPGLSVLSDGSLVVVSASSEDSGTYSCMAVNYLGKATATVNLRVTNEPQVTTDVATTSTGPTEGSTTRPTEGSTTGPTEGPTEESTTIPTEGRTTRLTEGRTTRPTEGGTTESDEESTTKTTTGIGTSPYDSQSTAPDTNTSDRAKVSMWATFPLMFTYAVMFFLM, from the exons ATGTTTGAAGATTGGAGGATCCTGATACTCTTCTGCGTCGCCACGTCTCTGGCTGGTGTGCACGCCTGCCCGCCAGAATGTACGTGTTTCCAAGATGTACCCAGCGTGCAATGCAACACCCCAACTCTGGACCATGTTCCTATGGGAATCCCGACTAACACTACTCTGCTTCAAATAAAAG GAACAGAACTTCGAGAGATCAAGAAAGGTGATCTGACCGGCCTGCCACTGCTAAAAACCTTGTATCTCTTCGACAACAAACTACAAACAATCGAGGTCGGCGCCTTCGATGACATCCCAGCAATACAGACCATCGAGATGGGCAGCAACCAGATGTCCGACCTTCCTCCTGGGCTCTTCAGAGGGTGTGGCGAGTTACAGAGTGTCGTTGGGGATGGGAATAGGATCACTAGGATACAAGTTGGGGTTTTTAACGACTTGCCAAACCTCCAG GTTGTACGGCTCGGCAACAACCGCATCGAGACCATAGAAGTGGGGGCTTTCTCCAACCTGTCCAACTCTATCGTCTTCAGTTTGGAAAACAATCACATCCGGGAGATCAGGAAAGGCGTGTTCCGTGCTCCTCAAGGAGCGACGCAAATCCAGTTACAGAACAACAACATTTCTGTTATAGAGCCCGGCGCACTTTCGGCATTcagcaaaatttacatgctGCTACTTGATAACAACGCTCTCTCTACCCTTACTGGTGCGCTGCAGGGTTTAGATAACGCAGAAATCATAAGCATAGAGAGCAATCAGATAGTGGCACTGGCCGAAAACACTTTCCAAGGACTTCACAAGCTACGTCGGCTGGACCTGTCAAACAACCAAATTGGCGCCATCACGGGACAGGTGTTTGCTAACCTTTCAAGTCTGAACTTTCTTGACCTTCACAACAACAAGCTTGTCCGCATGGACTCCCCGCTACCTGGCGGGATAGGACAAGTATTGCTGTCCTCTAACATGCTTTCTGAAGTACCTCCCTTATCGGGCGCGCTTGATACACTAGACCTGTCCCACAACCCCCTGCAGTCCCTGGTACAGGGACAGTTCTCCCATATCCCCAGCATCACTACCCTTGGTCTCTCTGGTATAAAGTATTTCATAGAGAAAGGCACCATTGACGCGGGCGTGTTCGCTGGACTCGGCAGGCTGGGAACGTTGAACCTCGCCGATAACAGACTTACTCGGGTCCCTTCGGAAGCGCTCGGGAAAATCAACCAGTTAGATACGCTGAATCTGTCTGGGAACGAGATCACAACTCTCCATCCCAGCGACTTCGTCAACCAGACGACCATTATGACGCTCAATCTCAG CGGTAACAATCTGACGTCTGTTCCTGAGAATGTCCTTGACAAACTGTCACGGATCCAAGAAATCAACCTCTCCGGCAACCCCATTGTGTACGTGGGTCCGAGGGCCTTCCGGGGCGAGCAGCTCTTCATGGTTCATCTGGATCATACAAAACTCCGTATCATAG ATGGAACTGCCTTCAACGAATCCGTGGAAGTGAAGTCACTGAGACTGAACAACAACTATCTGCAGTTCCTGCCGGGTGGGATCTACGAACCGTTGACTTTCTATGGAGACTTGATGGAGCTTGAAGACATGACTAACAACCCCTGGAAGTGTGACTGTCAGATGTACGAGTACGCGCAATATGTCAGAACACCTGCG GCCTCTGCCTTGACCACACTCGAATGTGCAGGCCCAGGAAACTTGACAGGACAGATCCTGCGGCACGTTCCACTTGATGCTCTGAAATGCGACTGTTCTCACTTCTCATCTCCGAAAATAGAAACCGAAGGAAGCTCACCTTCGGTCCCTATCGGACACGGAGCAGTGCTCAAGTGTAAG GTCACGGCCTGCCCTGAAGCAGCGGTCATCTGGACCACTCCTACCGGCGTGAGTCTGACCTCTGACTCCCAACATCCGGGTCTCAGTGTTCTATCAGACGGAAGTCTGGTCGTCGTGTCAGCGTCATCAGAGGACTCGGGCACCTACAGCTGCATGGCGGTCAACTACCTCGGTAAGGCTACGGCAACGGTCAATCTCAGGGTCACAAACGAGCCCCAAGTGACCACTGATGTAGCCACGACGTCGACGGGACCCACCGAAGGAAGTACGACGAGACCTACAGAAGGAAGTACGACGGGACCCACCGAAGGACCCACCGAAGAAAGTACGACGATACCCACAGAAGGACGTACGACGAGACTCACAGAAGGGAGGACGACGAGACCCACAGAAGGGGGCACAACGGAGTCCGACGAAGAGAGCACAACAAAAACGACGACTGGGATCGGAACATCTCCTTATGACTCGCAGTCTACAGCTCCTGATACCAACACGAGTGACAGGGCCAAAGTCAGTATGTGGGCCACATTTCCGTTAATGTTCACATATGCTGTGATGTTTTTCCTTATGTag
- the LOC118405316 gene encoding carboxypeptidase N subunit 2-like isoform X1 has protein sequence MICTCSTGYSASRMPLVVTMLIFWVISMLTLIPAHACPSECVCLLVGDARRVHCDQPTLEHIPQGIPNSTTLLQMKGTKLVSVRRGDLAGLPLLRTLYLSDNQIQTIEVGAFDNNPDIQDLGLYNNNMSDVLPGVFRGLNSLGELDMRTNKFTSIPAGVFNGLPRLRVVRLYENRINTIAVGAFSNLSSVELFNFGANRLTRIANGVFGSPQGATALSLHENNILVIEPGALSNFVRMSRLYIYSNRLSTLQGVFQGLSELTEVDAHNNTISALNEGDFSGLTKLREINLNNNKISTIAGRVFANLSSLQELQLQDNEISSIGNDTFYGLFFGLRKLYLSGNKLETVTGGVFANLFSLAYLELSNNKITRMEARLPLGLRSLFLKSNALTGIPTYSMDKIQGLDLSFNPIVTVRNEDLLSLSSLTILNLSGIKYFLERGDVDPEVFKKLDNIAFLALGKNNLTRVPTSALRHVWRLVYLDLSGNNFTKLEYGDFDNLTNIQDLDLSGNRLTTVPREALANLSSLRSLDLSDNPIVYVGPHAFGPQLVDVDLKNTKLRIIDEAAFNSSRSINRLTLSNNYLQYLPANVFQPLTSYRDYESLALAGNPWVCDCQLAGFVAWLKTPNVSAILGFHCISPPSLEGYVVRDVPTNRLNCSCVTEESPRIDTGGSTAKVPAGDTASLPCKVNACPGAAILWTTPRGLFLTSDSEWTFPKMYILADGTLVIAAVTAGDAGLYTCMAVNAFGTAEARVVLNITATPPAGHAVGIHTSDHFIGIFTIVLFCAHFLSDFVSV, from the exons ATGATATGTACCTGCTCAACTGGTTATTCTGCCTCTAGG ATGCCACTAGTAGTTACAATGTTGATATTTTGGGTCATCAGTATGTTGACCCTGATACCTGCCCATGCGTGTCCGTCCGAGTGTGTATGTCTCCTCGTCGGTGACGCTCGCAGGGTGCATTGCGACCAACCAACGTTGGAACATATCCCACAAGGCATCCCCAACAGCACGACATTGTTGCAGATGAAAG GCACGAAACTCGTATCGGTAAGACGTGGAGACCTGGCAGGACTGCCCCTCCTCCGTACCCTGTACCTATCTGACAACCAGATACAGACCATAGAAGTCGGGGCCTTTGACAACAATCCAGATATCCAGGATCTCGGACTTTATAACAACAATATGTCGGACGTTCTCCCGGGAGTTTTCCGGGGCCTGAACAGTCTAGGCGAGTTGGACATGAGAACAAACAAGTTCACGTCCATCCCAGCTGGAGTGTTCAATGGGCTGCCTAGGCTTCGG GTCGTGCGGCTTTACGAGAACCGGATCAACACGATCGCAGTTGGCGCCTTTTCTAACCTGTCCAGCGTTGAGCTCTTCAACTTTGGAGCAAACAGATTAACAAGGATTGCGAACGGCGTGTTTGGCAGCCCACAGGGAGCGACTGCGCTCTCATTACATGAAAACAACATCTTGGTCATAGAGCCAGGAGCTTTGTCAAACTTTGTACGCATGTCCCGTCTATACATATACAGCAACCGCCTCTCTACTCTACAAGGCGTTTTTCAAGGCCTGAGCGAGCTTACAGAGGTTGATGCTCACAACAACACCATATCAGCTTTGAACGAGGGAGATTTTTCAGGTCTGACAAAATTACGAGAGATAaatctgaacaacaacaaaatctccACCATAGCTGGAAGAGTGTTTGCCAACCTGTCCAGCCTACAGGAACTGCAACTGCAGGACAACGAAATCAGCAGCATTGGAAACGACACTTTCTACGGGTTGTTTTTTGGCCTAAGGAAGCTATACCTATCCGGAAACAAACTGGAAACTGTCACGGGAGGAGTTTTTGCCAACTTATTTAGCCTGGCCTACCTGGAGCTGAGCAATAACAAGATCACCCGCATGGAGGCGCGTCTGCCCCTTGGACTGCGGTCTCTCTTTCTCAAGTCAAACGCGCTGACCGGAATCCCAACCTATAGTATGGACAAAATCCAGGGACTCGACCTGTCCTTCAATCCGATAGTAACTGTACGCAACGAAGATTTGTTGAGCTTAAGTAGTTTGACAATTCTTAACTTGTCCGGAATTAAATATTTCCTGGAACGAGGAGACGTCGACCCGGAGGTGTTTAAAAAGCTTGACAACATCGCGTTCCTGGCCTTGGGGAAAAACAACTTGACCCGAGTCCCGACGAGCGCCTTACGTCACGTCTGGCGACTGGTGTATCTGGACTTGTCTGGAAACAATTTCACGAAACTGGAATACGGAGATTTTGACAACCTAACAAATATTCAAGACCTGGATCTAAG TGGAAACAGGCTGACTACAGTCCCCCGGGAGGCCTTGGCAAACCTGTCCTCACTCCGAAGCCTGGACCTGTCTGACAACCCAATCGTGTATGTAGGACCACATGCCTTCGGTCCGCAACTTGTTGATGTTGACCTTAAGAACACCAAGCTGAGAATCATag ATGAAGCTGCATTCAACAGTTCGCGAAGTATCAACCGCCTAACACTGAGCAACAACTACCTCCAGTACCTGCCTGCGAACGTCTTCCAACCTCTGACCTCTTACAGAGACTATGAAAGCCTGGCCTTGGCCGGAAACCCGTGGGTGTGTGACTGTCAGTTGGCAGGCTTCGTCGCATGGCTCAAGACGCCAAAT GTATCCGCGATCCTAGGTTTCCACTGCATCTCCCCACCCTCCCTGGAGGGGTATGTTGTGCGAGACGTGCCGACCAATCGGCTGAACTGCAGCTGTGTGACGGAGGAAAGTCCCCGGATAGACACGGGAGGAAGCACAGCCAAGGTGCCGGCTGGAGACACGGCCTCTCTGCCATGCAAG GTCAATGCCTGTCCAGGCGCTGCAATACTGTGGACAACCCCCAGAGGTCTGTTTCTCACCTCCGACTCAGAATGGACATTCCCTAAAATGTACATTCTGGCGGACGGCACACTTGTGATCGCGGCAGTCACAGCCGGGGACGCGGGCCTCTACACCTGCATGGCGGTTAACGCCTTTGGAACAGCCGAGGCCCGGGTTGTTCTTAACATCACCGCAACTCCGCCGGCTGGCCATGCCGTGGGAATCCACACATCTGACCATTTTATCGGGATTTTCACCATAGTCCTTTTTTGTGCGCATTTTCTATCTGACTTCGTAAGTGTCTGA
- the LOC118410264 gene encoding uncharacterized protein LOC118410264: MIDGQKIRHHGGPLPPRRRQELTVGNHCEVVIFTTMWNWRWKTWKWCWRTAGMMCFALSLTSQAKGTHQRRKICVEDGIKRPGILQTSGLGTELTYGREKNTVVFEVDIQRQKITRHKNRLVANLLTEVTETALRGVASDYRLLKLMRGNVSLAIVHPSPYFPYGTERGTTVIGYYATFSCSARLLPGSLLKQVVMNSRTRLEQAAGGYMIGDPVLFIRGPSNLQALDREYFLGLGALGLLALLLLFAGWQGTGDEVDRYDSSRQDCYC, translated from the exons ATGATTGATGGACAAAAGATACGCCATCATGGAGGGCCCCTTCCTCCAAGACGCAGACAAGAGTTAACAGTGGGGAATCACTGTGAGGTTGTGATATTTACGACAATGTGGAATTGGCGCTGGAAAACGTGGAAGTGGTGTTGGAGAACGGCAGGAATGATGTGCTTTGCGCTCTCTCTGACAAGTCAAGCCAAAGGAACTCATCAAAGGAGGAAGATTTGTGTGGAGGACGGAATCAAACGACCCG GTATACTGCAAACATCGGGTCTTGGTACGGAACTGACTTACGGGCGGGAGAAGAACACTGTAGTCTTTGAAGTGGACATCCAGAGACAAAAA ATAACAAGGCACAAAAATCGACTAGTAGCTAACCTACTGACAGAAGTGACAGAGACCGCATTGCGAGGAGTTGCAAGTGACTACAG GCTATTAAAGCTGATGCGAGGAAACGTAAGCCTAGCCATTGTTCATCCCTCTCCATACTTCCCATACGGAACAGAAAGAGGAACAACAGTGATCGGCTACTACGCAACATTCAGCTGTAGCGCACGGTTGTTACCAGGCAGTCTCCTGAAACAGGTAGTGATGAACAGTAGGACACGGCTGGAGCAGGCTGCTGGAGGATACATGATCGGAGACCCTGTGCTCTTCATAAGAGGCCCCAGCAATCTACAGGCACTCGATAGGGAATACTTTCTGGGCTTAGGCGCGTTGGGTTTACTTGCTTTGCTTCTGCTTTTCGCGGGATGGCAGGGTACTGGTGATGAGGTTGACAGATACGACAGCTCTCGACAGGATTGTTATTGCTAA
- the LOC118405307 gene encoding leucine-rich repeat-containing protein 4C-like isoform X1, whose product MLAVYAKSCVRENFGLCLLFFIPPRLGEKRRLSECHRSGGNMFEDWRILILFCVATSLAGVHACPPECTCFQDVPSVQCNTPTLDHVPMGIPTNTTLLQIKGTELREIKKGDLTGLPLLKTLYLFDNKLQTIEVGAFDDIPAIQTIEMGSNQMSDLPPGLFRGCGELQSVVGDGNRITRIQVGVFNDLPNLQVVRLGNNRIETIEVGAFSNLSNSIVFSLENNHIREIRKGVFRAPQGATQIQLQNNNISVIEPGALSAFSKIYMLLLDNNALSTLTGALQGLDNAEIISIESNQIVALAENTFQGLHKLRRLDLSNNQIGAITGQVFANLSSLNFLDLHNNKLVRMDSPLPGGIGQVLLSSNMLSEVPPLSGALDTLDLSHNPLQSLVQGQFSHIPSITTLGLSGIKYFIEKGTIDAGVFAGLGRLGTLNLADNRLTRVPSEALGKINQLDTLNLSGNEITTLHPSDFVNQTTIMTLNLSGNNLTSVPENVLDKLSRIQEINLSGNPIVYVGPRAFRGEQLFMVHLDHTKLRIIDGTAFNESVEVKSLRLNNNYLQFLPGGIYEPLTFYGDLMELEDMTNNPWKCDCQMYEYAQYVRTPAASALTTLECAGPGNLTGQILRHVPLDALKCDCSHFSSPKIETEGSSPSVPIGHGAVLKCKVTACPEAAVIWTTPTGVSLTSDSQHPGLSVLSDGSLVVVSASSEDSGTYSCMAVNYLGKATATVNLRVTNEPQVTTDVATTSTGPTEGSTTRPTEGSTTGPTEGPTEESTTIPTEGRTTRLTEGRTTRPTEGGTTESDEESTTKTTTGIGTSPYDSQSTAPDTNTSDRAKVSMWATFPLMFTYAVMFFLM is encoded by the exons ATGTTGGCTGTGTATGCCAAAAGCTGCGTCAGAGAAAACTTTGGACTGtgcttgttgttttttattccACCAAGACTTGGTGAGAAGCGCAGGTTGTCTGAGTGTCATAG GTCTGGCGGCAACATGTTTGAAGATTGGAGGATCCTGATACTCTTCTGCGTCGCCACGTCTCTGGCTGGTGTGCACGCCTGCCCGCCAGAATGTACGTGTTTCCAAGATGTACCCAGCGTGCAATGCAACACCCCAACTCTGGACCATGTTCCTATGGGAATCCCGACTAACACTACTCTGCTTCAAATAAAAG GAACAGAACTTCGAGAGATCAAGAAAGGTGATCTGACCGGCCTGCCACTGCTAAAAACCTTGTATCTCTTCGACAACAAACTACAAACAATCGAGGTCGGCGCCTTCGATGACATCCCAGCAATACAGACCATCGAGATGGGCAGCAACCAGATGTCCGACCTTCCTCCTGGGCTCTTCAGAGGGTGTGGCGAGTTACAGAGTGTCGTTGGGGATGGGAATAGGATCACTAGGATACAAGTTGGGGTTTTTAACGACTTGCCAAACCTCCAG GTTGTACGGCTCGGCAACAACCGCATCGAGACCATAGAAGTGGGGGCTTTCTCCAACCTGTCCAACTCTATCGTCTTCAGTTTGGAAAACAATCACATCCGGGAGATCAGGAAAGGCGTGTTCCGTGCTCCTCAAGGAGCGACGCAAATCCAGTTACAGAACAACAACATTTCTGTTATAGAGCCCGGCGCACTTTCGGCATTcagcaaaatttacatgctGCTACTTGATAACAACGCTCTCTCTACCCTTACTGGTGCGCTGCAGGGTTTAGATAACGCAGAAATCATAAGCATAGAGAGCAATCAGATAGTGGCACTGGCCGAAAACACTTTCCAAGGACTTCACAAGCTACGTCGGCTGGACCTGTCAAACAACCAAATTGGCGCCATCACGGGACAGGTGTTTGCTAACCTTTCAAGTCTGAACTTTCTTGACCTTCACAACAACAAGCTTGTCCGCATGGACTCCCCGCTACCTGGCGGGATAGGACAAGTATTGCTGTCCTCTAACATGCTTTCTGAAGTACCTCCCTTATCGGGCGCGCTTGATACACTAGACCTGTCCCACAACCCCCTGCAGTCCCTGGTACAGGGACAGTTCTCCCATATCCCCAGCATCACTACCCTTGGTCTCTCTGGTATAAAGTATTTCATAGAGAAAGGCACCATTGACGCGGGCGTGTTCGCTGGACTCGGCAGGCTGGGAACGTTGAACCTCGCCGATAACAGACTTACTCGGGTCCCTTCGGAAGCGCTCGGGAAAATCAACCAGTTAGATACGCTGAATCTGTCTGGGAACGAGATCACAACTCTCCATCCCAGCGACTTCGTCAACCAGACGACCATTATGACGCTCAATCTCAG CGGTAACAATCTGACGTCTGTTCCTGAGAATGTCCTTGACAAACTGTCACGGATCCAAGAAATCAACCTCTCCGGCAACCCCATTGTGTACGTGGGTCCGAGGGCCTTCCGGGGCGAGCAGCTCTTCATGGTTCATCTGGATCATACAAAACTCCGTATCATAG ATGGAACTGCCTTCAACGAATCCGTGGAAGTGAAGTCACTGAGACTGAACAACAACTATCTGCAGTTCCTGCCGGGTGGGATCTACGAACCGTTGACTTTCTATGGAGACTTGATGGAGCTTGAAGACATGACTAACAACCCCTGGAAGTGTGACTGTCAGATGTACGAGTACGCGCAATATGTCAGAACACCTGCG GCCTCTGCCTTGACCACACTCGAATGTGCAGGCCCAGGAAACTTGACAGGACAGATCCTGCGGCACGTTCCACTTGATGCTCTGAAATGCGACTGTTCTCACTTCTCATCTCCGAAAATAGAAACCGAAGGAAGCTCACCTTCGGTCCCTATCGGACACGGAGCAGTGCTCAAGTGTAAG GTCACGGCCTGCCCTGAAGCAGCGGTCATCTGGACCACTCCTACCGGCGTGAGTCTGACCTCTGACTCCCAACATCCGGGTCTCAGTGTTCTATCAGACGGAAGTCTGGTCGTCGTGTCAGCGTCATCAGAGGACTCGGGCACCTACAGCTGCATGGCGGTCAACTACCTCGGTAAGGCTACGGCAACGGTCAATCTCAGGGTCACAAACGAGCCCCAAGTGACCACTGATGTAGCCACGACGTCGACGGGACCCACCGAAGGAAGTACGACGAGACCTACAGAAGGAAGTACGACGGGACCCACCGAAGGACCCACCGAAGAAAGTACGACGATACCCACAGAAGGACGTACGACGAGACTCACAGAAGGGAGGACGACGAGACCCACAGAAGGGGGCACAACGGAGTCCGACGAAGAGAGCACAACAAAAACGACGACTGGGATCGGAACATCTCCTTATGACTCGCAGTCTACAGCTCCTGATACCAACACGAGTGACAGGGCCAAAGTCAGTATGTGGGCCACATTTCCGTTAATGTTCACATATGCTGTGATGTTTTTCCTTATGTag
- the LOC118405316 gene encoding carboxypeptidase N subunit 2-like isoform X3, giving the protein MPLVVTMLIFWVISMLTLIPAHACPSECVCLLVGDARRVHCDQPTLEHIPQGIPNSTTLLQMKGTKLVSVRRGDLAGLPLLRTLYLSDNQIQTIEVGAFDNNPDIQDLGLYNNNMSDVLPGVFRGLNSLGELDMRTNKFTSIPAGVFNGLPRLRVVRLYENRINTIAVGAFSNLSSVELFNFGANRLTRIANGVFGSPQGATALSLHENNILVIEPGALSNFVRMSRLYIYSNRLSTLQGVFQGLSELTEVDAHNNTISALNEGDFSGLTKLREINLNNNKISTIAGRVFANLSSLQELQLQDNEISSIGNDTFYGLFFGLRKLYLSGNKLETVTGGVFANLFSLAYLELSNNKITRMEARLPLGLRSLFLKSNALTGIPTYSMDKIQGLDLSFNPIVTVRNEDLLSLSSLTILNLSGIKYFLERGDVDPEVFKKLDNIAFLALGKNNLTRVPTSALRHVWRLVYLDLSGNNFTKLEYGDFDNLTNIQDLDLSGNRLTTVPREALANLSSLRSLDLSDNPIVYVGPHAFGPQLVDVDLKNTKLRIIDEAAFNSSRSINRLTLSNNYLQYLPANVFQPLTSYRDYESLALAGNPWVCDCQLAGFVAWLKTPNVSAILGFHCISPPSLEGYVVRDVPTNRLNCSCVTEESPRIDTGGSTAKVPAGDTASLPCKVNACPGAAILWTTPRGLFLTSDSEWTFPKMYILADGTLVIAAVTAGDAGLYTCMAVNAFGTAEARVVLNITATPPAGHAVGIHTSDHFIGIFTIVLFCAHFLSDFVSV; this is encoded by the exons ATGCCACTAGTAGTTACAATGTTGATATTTTGGGTCATCAGTATGTTGACCCTGATACCTGCCCATGCGTGTCCGTCCGAGTGTGTATGTCTCCTCGTCGGTGACGCTCGCAGGGTGCATTGCGACCAACCAACGTTGGAACATATCCCACAAGGCATCCCCAACAGCACGACATTGTTGCAGATGAAAG GCACGAAACTCGTATCGGTAAGACGTGGAGACCTGGCAGGACTGCCCCTCCTCCGTACCCTGTACCTATCTGACAACCAGATACAGACCATAGAAGTCGGGGCCTTTGACAACAATCCAGATATCCAGGATCTCGGACTTTATAACAACAATATGTCGGACGTTCTCCCGGGAGTTTTCCGGGGCCTGAACAGTCTAGGCGAGTTGGACATGAGAACAAACAAGTTCACGTCCATCCCAGCTGGAGTGTTCAATGGGCTGCCTAGGCTTCGG GTCGTGCGGCTTTACGAGAACCGGATCAACACGATCGCAGTTGGCGCCTTTTCTAACCTGTCCAGCGTTGAGCTCTTCAACTTTGGAGCAAACAGATTAACAAGGATTGCGAACGGCGTGTTTGGCAGCCCACAGGGAGCGACTGCGCTCTCATTACATGAAAACAACATCTTGGTCATAGAGCCAGGAGCTTTGTCAAACTTTGTACGCATGTCCCGTCTATACATATACAGCAACCGCCTCTCTACTCTACAAGGCGTTTTTCAAGGCCTGAGCGAGCTTACAGAGGTTGATGCTCACAACAACACCATATCAGCTTTGAACGAGGGAGATTTTTCAGGTCTGACAAAATTACGAGAGATAaatctgaacaacaacaaaatctccACCATAGCTGGAAGAGTGTTTGCCAACCTGTCCAGCCTACAGGAACTGCAACTGCAGGACAACGAAATCAGCAGCATTGGAAACGACACTTTCTACGGGTTGTTTTTTGGCCTAAGGAAGCTATACCTATCCGGAAACAAACTGGAAACTGTCACGGGAGGAGTTTTTGCCAACTTATTTAGCCTGGCCTACCTGGAGCTGAGCAATAACAAGATCACCCGCATGGAGGCGCGTCTGCCCCTTGGACTGCGGTCTCTCTTTCTCAAGTCAAACGCGCTGACCGGAATCCCAACCTATAGTATGGACAAAATCCAGGGACTCGACCTGTCCTTCAATCCGATAGTAACTGTACGCAACGAAGATTTGTTGAGCTTAAGTAGTTTGACAATTCTTAACTTGTCCGGAATTAAATATTTCCTGGAACGAGGAGACGTCGACCCGGAGGTGTTTAAAAAGCTTGACAACATCGCGTTCCTGGCCTTGGGGAAAAACAACTTGACCCGAGTCCCGACGAGCGCCTTACGTCACGTCTGGCGACTGGTGTATCTGGACTTGTCTGGAAACAATTTCACGAAACTGGAATACGGAGATTTTGACAACCTAACAAATATTCAAGACCTGGATCTAAG TGGAAACAGGCTGACTACAGTCCCCCGGGAGGCCTTGGCAAACCTGTCCTCACTCCGAAGCCTGGACCTGTCTGACAACCCAATCGTGTATGTAGGACCACATGCCTTCGGTCCGCAACTTGTTGATGTTGACCTTAAGAACACCAAGCTGAGAATCATag ATGAAGCTGCATTCAACAGTTCGCGAAGTATCAACCGCCTAACACTGAGCAACAACTACCTCCAGTACCTGCCTGCGAACGTCTTCCAACCTCTGACCTCTTACAGAGACTATGAAAGCCTGGCCTTGGCCGGAAACCCGTGGGTGTGTGACTGTCAGTTGGCAGGCTTCGTCGCATGGCTCAAGACGCCAAAT GTATCCGCGATCCTAGGTTTCCACTGCATCTCCCCACCCTCCCTGGAGGGGTATGTTGTGCGAGACGTGCCGACCAATCGGCTGAACTGCAGCTGTGTGACGGAGGAAAGTCCCCGGATAGACACGGGAGGAAGCACAGCCAAGGTGCCGGCTGGAGACACGGCCTCTCTGCCATGCAAG GTCAATGCCTGTCCAGGCGCTGCAATACTGTGGACAACCCCCAGAGGTCTGTTTCTCACCTCCGACTCAGAATGGACATTCCCTAAAATGTACATTCTGGCGGACGGCACACTTGTGATCGCGGCAGTCACAGCCGGGGACGCGGGCCTCTACACCTGCATGGCGGTTAACGCCTTTGGAACAGCCGAGGCCCGGGTTGTTCTTAACATCACCGCAACTCCGCCGGCTGGCCATGCCGTGGGAATCCACACATCTGACCATTTTATCGGGATTTTCACCATAGTCCTTTTTTGTGCGCATTTTCTATCTGACTTCGTAAGTGTCTGA